From the Jilunia laotingensis genome, the window CTGATGCCGATAGGAATATCTCCTTTCAGTACGACACCGTGTTCACGGGCATAGGTAGTGGCTTCGAGCAATTGCAGATGGAGGTTGAACTGAATGTAGAAATAGATGGAAACATAGGGATAGTCCACCGAATCGGGTTGGCACATCTTTTCTATCTCTTCCGCATCGTAAACCGTATGGCGTGGCCATTCGCGGAAATTGGGGGTCTTATAAACATCCCTCAGATAACTGAAAACGGCATAAGGCTGCAACCACTCTTTATTTGATTCAAAGAATGTGCGAAATGCTTTGGAGGAAAGCACTTTCTCTCCTTCTTGTTTAAAAATAAGGCGGAAATACTCCCACTTTGTCTTGTTGACATCCTCGTAATGGATGGCCGAAAGCTCGTTCAATTCTTTTTGCTTTTTATTAAAAGCGGCCGCAGCCTCTTTGTCCTTCAATGTACCCATCTTCTTAAGATCGGCATACATGGGATGGAAGGCATAGATGGAAATGCTATTGTACGGGTAAGAGTCCGTCCACGTATGCGTCATGGTGGTATCATTGATCGGCAGAATCTGAACTACTTTCTGGCCGGTGCTAACCGCCCAGTCGATCATGCGTTTCAGATCACCGAAATCACCTACTCCAAAGCTTTTTTCCGATTTCAACGAGAATACCGGTACCGCTACCCCCGCACCTTTCCATGCAGGAATGTTAAAATAAACGTAACGGTCGCCTATGACAAGCGTCTCGTTAGCTTTCAGTTCCGGGTTGGCCATATAGCGGTTCGGATTGTCTTCCCATGCTTCAGAGCGTTTCTCTTTCTTGTTATATAGAACGAACTTATACTCTAGAGGGAAATTGATTTTGGAAGCATCCATTGCAATCTGCCATTCCGGAAAATTGATGTCGCTCATCAATAGAGCTTTATCAGGGTTCCAATCGCCCAATGCTTTTTGATTACCACAGATCGCTAGGCAGTAGTTCTCATTAATGCGTGGAGCATAGGCTTTTATCATTAATCCTTTCTTGTAGCTTTTGGGCGCTTCAGTTCTGTCTCGATGGGCCAACAGTGACTCGGTGAATGCGGAACTGTAAAAATATTGCTGTTCCGGTAAGTTTTTCCAACTGTCATCGATACGGTATTTCTTCTTACTGTCGCCTGAAAGGTAAAGTCTACGAGGGAAACTGTCCCATTCCCGGCGAACAACTTTACCGTCTTGCCAGATAAGGTAACTGTAGTCCACAAATCCATCGGGCTGGTGGATTTCCGTTTCAACTGTCCAATGTATTCCATCCACAGTATGAAGGGGGATGGAACGTTCTGAATTTTCATTACCTAATTCGGGAAGGGAACCGGATATTCTGACCTCTTCCCCCCAGTTGGTACGATACTCAATATTAAATGATACTATCATATATATTAGATTTTGATTATAAACGATTGATTGTGCAAGTATAAGACATTCTTTTTATATTTTATGTACCTAAGGTTGGTGAACCATTTTAAATTCCTCTGCAAACGTTTGTGTTGATGTGCTGTTAAACATCAAAAGGAACCCGAAGGTTCCTTTTGGATGATTGGTTGCCGGATGTCTAACCGCATCTGGAAGTTCCGCATGTCGTGCAGATCAGGCAACCTTCCTGGTAAACGAGTGTTTCGTTTCCACAGTTCGGGCATCTCTTTCCTTTAGCCTCCGTGCCGTCCGTGATGTATTTTTTCAAGGCACGTTCCACACCGTTCTTCCAGGTATTGATGTTTTCGCTGTCTAATTGCAATGAACCTACCAGTTTGATTACCTGCTCAATAGGCATTCGATAACGAAGCACTCCGGAGATCAGTTTAGCGTAGTTCCAATATTCCTTATTGAATTTCTCCGACAGGCCTTCGATGGTCATTTTATATCCGCGCTTGTTCTCGAACTGGAAGTCGTAACGTTTGTTTCCGTTTTCATCTACATTCTTGATGATACGTCCGCTAACAACGCTCTTTGGAATAAATATGCCTTCATCGTCATCTTGCAAACCGGTAAATATTTCATAAGGATGGCCATCGAGCAGACCTACTAAGGCTACCCATTTCTCCTTATTGTTTTGGAAGCGCACTACATCGGCCTCGAGTACGGGGGGACGGGTTTCGACTACCGTGGGTGGCTTGCAAGGAGGTAGCTCGTTTTTCTTCTCCGGTTTGGCCGAAATCAGCACCCCCGAACGCGAGCCGTCACGATATACCGTGCAACCTTTACAGCCCGATTTCCATGCTTCGACGTATAGGCGGTTTACCAAATCTTCGTCTACATCATTCGGCAGATTGATAGTCACGCTGATAGAGTGATCTACCCACTTTTGGATACGACCTTGCATCTTGACCTTCATCAGCCAGTCCACATCATTGGAAGTAGCTTTATAATAAGGTGATTTGGCTACCAGTTCGTCAATCTCATCTTGAGAGTAACGTTTGGCCGGATCATACCCGTTGGCTTCCATCCAAGTAACGAACTTATGGTGGAATACGATGTATTCTTCAAATGCATCTCCTGTTTCGTCTACGAAGTCCACACGCACGTTTGTGTCATTCGGATTTACTTTTCTACGGCGTTTGTATACGGGTAGGAATACCGGCTCAATGCCCGAGGTGGTCTGCGTCATCAAGCTTGTGGTTCCGGTAGGTGCGATTGTAAGGCATGCAATATTGCGGCGGCCGAACTTAACCATATCCTTATACAATTCAGGATCAGCCTCACGAAGACGATTAATGAATGGATTGTTCTTCTCGCGTTCTGTGTCGTAAATCTCGAAAGCTCCGCGTTCTTTAGCCATTTCTACCGATGAACGATAAGCCCCGAGTGCTACTGTCTTATGGATCTTTTCAGAGAATTCCGTGGCTTCTTCTGTTCCGTAACGCAGTCCGAGGGCGGCAAGCATATCTCCTTCGGCTGTAATGCCTACACCGGTACGTCTTCCCTGACCGCTCTTCTTATATATCTTACTCCAAAGATCGCGTTCGGTGCGTTTCACTTCGTCTGTTTCGGGATCGGTGTCGATCTTCTCCATGATTCGCTCGATCTTTTCAAGTTCCAGATCGATGATGTCGTCCATGATGCGTTGAGCCAGTATCACATGTTTTTTGAACAAGTCAAAGTCAAAATAGGCATCCGGTTTGAAAGGATTGACTACATATGAATATAGATTTATTGCTAATAAGCGGCAAGAATCATAAGGGCACAAAGGTATTTCGCCACAGGGATTGGTTGATATTGTCTTATAGCCCAAGTCTGCATAGCAATCCGGTACGGATTCGCGGATAATAGTATCCCAGAACAACACACCAGGTTCGGCTGATTTCCATGCGTTATGCACGATCTTCTTCCATAAAGTGGAAGCATCGATCTCTTTGGTGGTTGTCGGATTGGCCGAGTCGATAGGATATTGCTGTACATAGGGCTTTCCATCTATGGCTGCTTGCATGAAGGCATCATCCATTCTGACCGATACATTGGCACCCGTCACTTTTCCTTCTGTCATTTTTGCGTCAATAAACGCTTCTGAATCCGGATGTTTGATGGAAACGCTTAACATTAAAGCACCACGACGACCGTCTTGTGCAACTTCCCTGGTAGAATTGGAATAACGTTCCATGAAGGGTACCAGTCCTGTAGAAGTCAGTGCTGAATTCTTTACCGGTGATCCTTTCGGTCGGATGTGCGAGAGGTCGTGACCTACGCCACCGCGTCTTTTCATCAGTTGCACCTGTTCTTCATCGATTTTGATGATCGCGCCATAAGAGTCGGCAGAGCCGTCCACACCGATTACGAAGCAGTTAGAAAGTGATGCCACCTGATGATTGTTACCGATACCCGTCATCGGGCTACCTTGGGGAACAATGTATTTAAAGTGATCTAACAACTTGAAAAGTTCTTCAGCACTAAGTCCGCTAGGATACTTAGATTCGATGCGTGCCACTTCATTGGCAATTCTCCAATGCATATCTTCCGGAGACTTTTCATAGATGTTCCCGAAAGAGTCTTTGACTGCGTATTTGTTTACCCAAACCCTCGCTGCCAGTTCGTCGCCTTGAAAATATCGTAAAGATTCTTCAAAAGCTTCTTCGTAAGAATAGATTTGTTTATCCACGATGAAAGTGTCTTAAATTCCTTTATAAATAAGTATTATGTGTAGAAGAGTGCTTATCATTAACAAACGTGACTGCAAAGCTATGAATGTTTTTTGGTTTATCAAAATAAAAACGGGATTATTTGTTGATCAATCAAAAGTTTTCCGCTTTCAAATGGTAAGCAATTGAAAAACAATTGGATGATTCGTTTGTTCATGGCTTGAAGTTTTCCAAAAAGAAAATTAATCTATTTTATGAAGATGGTGGAATAGATTTTCTTTTCGTATCTTTGCAATAAAAAAAGTGATGATTGAGATAGTTAAGAACAGGAGAACGATTAGGAAGTACTTACAAAAAGATATTTCCTCTGATTTGTTAAATGATTTGCTTGAGACTTCTTTCCGCGCCTCTACAATGGGGGGAATGCAGCTTTACAGCGTCATTGTCACACGTGATACTGAAATGAAGGAGAAACTTTCTCCGGCACATTTCAACCAGCCAATGGTCAAAGGGGCACCGGTAGTGCTTACATTTTGCGCAGATTTTCACCGTTTTACTAAATGGTGTGAGCAGCGAAAGGCGGTGCCGGGATATAATAATCTGAT encodes:
- a CDS encoding 4-alpha-glucanotransferase; translated protein: MIVSFNIEYRTNWGEEVRISGSLPELGNENSERSIPLHTVDGIHWTVETEIHQPDGFVDYSYLIWQDGKVVRREWDSFPRRLYLSGDSKKKYRIDDSWKNLPEQQYFYSSAFTESLLAHRDRTEAPKSYKKGLMIKAYAPRINENYCLAICGNQKALGDWNPDKALLMSDINFPEWQIAMDASKINFPLEYKFVLYNKKEKRSEAWEDNPNRYMANPELKANETLVIGDRYVYFNIPAWKGAGVAVPVFSLKSEKSFGVGDFGDLKRMIDWAVSTGQKVVQILPINDTTMTHTWTDSYPYNSISIYAFHPMYADLKKMGTLKDKEAAAAFNKKQKELNELSAIHYEDVNKTKWEYFRLIFKQEGEKVLSSKAFRTFFESNKEWLQPYAVFSYLRDVYKTPNFREWPRHTVYDAEEIEKMCQPDSVDYPYVSIYFYIQFNLHLQLLEATTYAREHGVVLKGDIPIGISRNSVEAWTEPYYFNLNGQAGAPPDDFSVNGQNWGFPTYNWDVMEKDGYRWWMKRFQKMAEYFDAYRIDHILGFFRIWEIPMHAVHGLLGQFVPALPMSREEIESYGLAFREEFLKPYIHEYFLGQLFGPHTDYVKQTFIEPTDQWEIYRMRPEFDTQRKVEAYFAGKTDEDSVWIRDGLYALISDVLFVPDRQDANKYHPRIGVQHDFIYRSLNDWEKAAFNRLYDQYYYHRHNIFWQQQAMNKLPQLTQSTRMLVCGEDLGMIPDCVAWVMNDLRILSLEIQRMPKDPSQEFGHLNDYPYRSVCTFSTHDMSTLRGWWEEDYQQTQRYYNTMLGHYGAAPAIATPELCEEVVRNHLYSNSILCILSLQDWLSIDEKWRNPNVQDERINIPANPRHYWRYRMHLTLEQLMKAESLNEKIKSLIKQTGRDPEK
- a CDS encoding adenosylcobalamin-dependent ribonucleoside-diphosphate reductase, with amino-acid sequence MDKQIYSYEEAFEESLRYFQGDELAARVWVNKYAVKDSFGNIYEKSPEDMHWRIANEVARIESKYPSGLSAEELFKLLDHFKYIVPQGSPMTGIGNNHQVASLSNCFVIGVDGSADSYGAIIKIDEEQVQLMKRRGGVGHDLSHIRPKGSPVKNSALTSTGLVPFMERYSNSTREVAQDGRRGALMLSVSIKHPDSEAFIDAKMTEGKVTGANVSVRMDDAFMQAAIDGKPYVQQYPIDSANPTTTKEIDASTLWKKIVHNAWKSAEPGVLFWDTIIRESVPDCYADLGYKTISTNPCGEIPLCPYDSCRLLAINLYSYVVNPFKPDAYFDFDLFKKHVILAQRIMDDIIDLELEKIERIMEKIDTDPETDEVKRTERDLWSKIYKKSGQGRRTGVGITAEGDMLAALGLRYGTEEATEFSEKIHKTVALGAYRSSVEMAKERGAFEIYDTEREKNNPFINRLREADPELYKDMVKFGRRNIACLTIAPTGTTSLMTQTTSGIEPVFLPVYKRRRKVNPNDTNVRVDFVDETGDAFEEYIVFHHKFVTWMEANGYDPAKRYSQDEIDELVAKSPYYKATSNDVDWLMKVKMQGRIQKWVDHSISVTINLPNDVDEDLVNRLYVEAWKSGCKGCTVYRDGSRSGVLISAKPEKKNELPPCKPPTVVETRPPVLEADVVRFQNNKEKWVALVGLLDGHPYEIFTGLQDDDEGIFIPKSVVSGRIIKNVDENGNKRYDFQFENKRGYKMTIEGLSEKFNKEYWNYAKLISGVLRYRMPIEQVIKLVGSLQLDSENINTWKNGVERALKKYITDGTEAKGKRCPNCGNETLVYQEGCLICTTCGTSRCG